ATCTGTATATACTGTCATTAGTTTAGGCAGTTTGGATGCCCTCATATCTAGTGTAGATagtgtataactctgaaatgttcATGGATAAATATAATTGATCCATTTAGCAGCATATGATGGTACTTTCGGTTAGGGAGATTATTTGTTTAACTGTGAAGCTACATATATACTATCGACACTTTGACTGACAAAGGAATCACTCAGAGTTGACGGTATGTAAATTGTAAATCGCACATTCATGTTACAGAAGTACTGTAACAAAAATGTTACAACTTTACAACTTCCAAAATTGATATTAGGGAAATTTTATCTTAATATGGTTCCATAATGCCTctttaaatatatagaataaaacCAGCATTGTACTACAAGTTTGTTTAActgtatgatttattgatttagtGATATTTCCCATTCATATACTGTGTTCAGCATTACAGTCGAAGTAGAAGGGCAGTGAAGAAAGCTGTTCACTTTACTAGGATATTTTGCATGCTGTACATGGTTTGTGTCTGACATAGGATTTCAATAACAGCAGCTTCAAACAGAATATTCTCAAGGGGTGTCCTACACTGCAGCTGGTTTTGAAAGTACTTTATTCTGCTCAGtttatattataatacagtatatataaaatctaACTTCATATCATGCACTTAACTGACTGGCTGTCCACACTTCCTTCCAGGTACATTTTTGAGCACAAGGGCACCCAGCGCATTTTGGTCATCAATAACTGTACCATGGCAGATGATGCAGCGTATCAAGTGATGGCCGGGGATGAGAAATGTTCTACAGAACTGTTTGTAAAAGGTACTGTACAGCCTATCAGAGCAAGTGCAATCAGAAGTGAGCCTCTGGAACTGAACTGATGTGGTAATGATGGAAAAATCCCTACCGCTCCCCTGGGTCTAAATAACCAACCGATTACATAACTAAACATGAATGAGTTGGAATTCATTGCTTTTCCAAATGGTAATCACATCTCCGTGCATATTCTTAGGAATATATATTCACAATTGTATGAAGAAATTAGGCCACTAGCAACCAATCAATGTATGTTCCAATTCCAAGCTGTTGCTGGTTACCAGCAAATCAACATTTTCCACAAGgaaacatattatatattcaaattatgtTTGATAAAGTTAAGTGTGCATTTACATTGATTGCAGCTACAAACCAGCGATGTTACATTTTATCCATTTTAGAAAGTTtaaaagacctttttttttttttttctctcatacaGAGTTACCAGTTACaattaaaaaggaactggaaGCTGTGAAAACGACAGTTAATGAAAGAATTGAGCTTGAATGTGAAGTGTCAGAAGAAGGGGCTAATGTTAAATGGTATGAATATGATCTAAAATACCCTTTTGCAAACTGGAGTGGATTTTTGTTCTGATTGCATCTATGTTTGTTCTAATTCCATCTGTTTGGAGATAACAGAACAAAAATGTGACCCTTGTCCAACATCATCATCAGTGTGCTAGCAGTGCTTACCCTGAAAATCTAGAATTCATGTGTAGCATTTTCCTTtagaaaaaactattttttgatttttgattgCATGCAGACCAATTTATTCTTCTCTGTGATTTGACCTTTTGGTTCCTCATTTGCAAGATGTTCAGGTCTGCACTGTTCATTTTCCCCCTGCATCTTTCCGTAGGTTTAAGAATGGAGTGGAGATCCCCAGAGAAATTCGCTCCAGGTTCAGGTTTAAGAGTGACGGCATGAAGCACACATTGGTGATTGAGGACGCCAAGAAAGAAGACACTGCAGTCTACTCAGCGATGACTACAGGAGGGAAGTCGGAAGCCCATGTACAAGTAGACCGTATGTACTTAAGCTTAATGATTTCAAGTAATACAGAGCATTGCATTGTCTTTACCTGTGATGAAAAAATCTAATGACTTAAAAGCCAAGCTGTGATTTCCAGAGGAATGCTCTGCCTTCCactatatttaaaagcaaatgctTACTTGTACAGATAAAAAAGGAAACAGTCTTTATCTGTATTTTATTGGTTGATTTTAcacctgtatttttttctgtttgaattcagttttgacagtttttgtttttgtttttttttcatctcaagTATATGGTAAAGCCACAAATATTTGCAACCacaatatttggcaaatcacacccataaaaacctgttttgctcCAGAACTCTTGGCCACCTGTTGCAATACACGATGTATGCATTGTTTGTGGAATTTgtttttgtgccaaaaatgttgccttttttttttttttttttcatatgcgaaaaaatgcataataaaaggcttgcaaatatttatggatttacagtataTAGACTGAAACATGTACTTGAAGTATACATTTTACCCTTAGATCTTTCCTAAGAGAATGTAGGATCCTGTGTGCCACACATACTCTGCACTTCCATActtgtaatatattataattcCATATTGGTGTCTTCTATCCCCAGTTAAACCCCTGAAGATTCTGCAGGATCTGACTGACCAAACAGTGAGACTCGGAAAATCTCTCGTCCTGCACTGTGAAATAAATCCAGCCAACGTACCTGGAAGATGGTACAAAAACGCACAGCTAATCCCAGGCACTGATCGTGTGAAGATCACCCACAGAGGAAGGTATACAGAACAACAGCAGCTACACTATTAATTAATGTATCCTGGGGACTCAGTTGATATGGTTGCATTTTTCTGATGTTGCCTCTTTCTACCAATTAttgaataattgtatttaatcagTGAACACACCAATGGCCTTATCTCCATTTTGTTCAGCTAGATTTGGGGTTGCAATACTGCTTTCTATGTATGCTCTgatgttttaattataaacagcgtttttccttttaataaactaagctcattttcttttaaagttcaCACAAACTAGAAATAGAGAATGCAGGAGTTGATGACATGGGGGACTATACCTTTGTACCAGAGGGGTATTCAGTGAGCCTGAATGGTAAAGTCCATGTGACTGGTAAGTCTTTGTAGTCTTGCACAGTTTTATTGAACTCTTTATCAGCTTATCAGCTGGTTAACCAGGGCTTATGTAAAAGTAAAAAGGGAAGGGAAAACTCCAAACAATGGATTCATGTTATTTGATTGTCAAAATGCTTtagctatgtattttttgttttttgctgcattttgttAGAGTAGTTAAGAGCAATATTAGCAGAAAGATAAATATAGATACATATTGAAAATACATCACCGTGTAATGGATTCCCCCAAGCAGCAGATGTACATTACTCACAGTGCTGTCGTCAGCATAAAGCACATACTTGACCGCTTGAGTGCGGAGCTAGTGCTTGATAGAATTGATAAATGAGAAGATGTCTGTGAGCCAGAAGTTTCAATTGATCACCTTGTGCTTTgctatttaattttaattagggTGAGGTGCCAATATATTAAAATGGTGTGACTTTAAAATTATGTTGGAAACAtagtaacaacattttaaagaaagctttctactctttctctctctctctctctctctctctctctctctctctctctctctctatatatatatatatatatatatatatatatatatatatatatatatatatatatatatatttttttttttttttttttttttttttttttttttttttttttgctcactaGATCCTCCAAAAATTCACCTTGATAGTCTTAACTACCCAGAAAACACTGTGACAGTTCAAGCAGGGAACAAACTTCGGCTGGATATTCCTGTTACAGGACAGCCTGCTCCGAGGGTTGTCTGGATGAAAGGCGAGAGGGTGAGTCTAGTTCTAATATACACCCAGGTCTGGATTAATTCTAATTTATAGCAGCACTGTAGcaattatcaattaaaaaaaaaaatgatatattgcTCTTTCTGGAAGAATGTTCTAAtatgttttaatagaaaaatcTATAACATCTTTTAGCCCTATTTTTTGGCTTCTTGACTGAAGGTAGCCACTGTATAGATGCATCATacactttgatttaattcagtcCACAGTTACACTGTACAGATTAACAAGCACCCCAATATAACTCAACTATTTTGTTCATAACCTTCTCCCTTGCTTGTAGAGGTTTGCACAGTGAAGTTGAGATTGGGTAGATGATTAACTTCCTTAGTGGCAATTTTGAAAGCAATAAATCAAAATCAGCAACGTCAAACACTTCTGAAAAAAAACTGACTAGTGTACCGATACATTAGTTCAGTCTCTCCACttgcacaattatttttataatgccaACATATGTTTTGAGGGAACACAGCATACAATAGGTGGAACTCCCAGGCTAACACCTCACTATTCAAGAAGTTGGTAAAATCACTTCAGCTGTGACGATAGAATTAGCAGTTAATTACATTAGCTACATTAGCTACATTAGCTAATTAACAGTAGAATAGCAATGCAGTAGAAGTAGAGGCTGATATAGCGCTGTTATTGTATTCCCAGGTGATCCTTGACACTGGTAGTAGAGTACGGGCTGAATCTTTCCCAGATCACAGCACATTTACTATAGATGTAGCTGAAAGGGAGGACACTGGGACGTATAAAATTGTGTTGCAGAACGAAGCTGGTGAAGACTCTGCTCAGCTCAAAATAAAGGTAGTAGGTAAGTAAACTGCTAGGAAGTCTTTTTTTGCAATGAAGACTTGTTCTTTATTAGGAGAAGTACCAATTGTGCTATGTACCATGTATTTGGCGTTTAATATAATGGTAGTGGAAATAGAGGTTTGATGAATATAACCAAATATACTGCAACATTTCAAGATGGTTCACTAAGCTTaagttaaaatcaaataaaaaacatacaaaacagtcAATTTTACaaacttccttttttttatcAACAGACATCCCTGACCCTCCACAAGCACCTATTGTAACTGAGGTTGGTGGAGACTGGTGTTCAATGATTTGGGAAACCCCATTGTATGATGGTGGTTCACCAATTTTAGGTTTGAAACagctattttttctttctatattcTTTTTACTACATCCAGACAACTATAAGTGATATGTAGGGTTTTTAGCACTCTAGGATTTTTCTCAGTTGAAAAAGACACGAGTACAGTACACTTTGGAAATATtccccaaaacttttttttttttcttttttttttttttgtgagcacTTGTGTATTAGGTGCCAACTGAGCAGTCCAGTCATCTATAGTTCAAGCCCAAAATTGGATTTATTTACAATTTGATGCTGGGTCTTGTTCAGTAAATATAAATGTGACGCTTGTTTGCGTATACACACTGCATACAGTATAATAGTTGTAATGGTTGAAAGCAGTGTTAGCTCAAGAGATAATGGACCTATACATTCTTGTCTTTCTGTGATTTAAGATTATAAATATGCAGTATGTACCTCAATTAATCAGAATAGTCACTACAGAAAGGTATTTATTAACCTTGGTTTTTTCAAATGAGCTATAAAAGCATTCTGTTTCAGCAATAATTTTGTGTACTACAGGATATTTCATtgagagaaagaaaaagcaaagtTCCAGATGGATGAGACTGAATTTTGATGTTTGCAAAGAGAAGGCTTTTGAACCAAAGAAGATGATCGAAGGCGTGCCTTATGAAGTTCGTGTTTTTGCAGTGAATGCCATTGGCATTTCCAAACCAAGTGAGCCCTCAAAGGCATTTGTACCACTTGGTAAGCAGTTTAATTTCTTAGTTTCATTAGTCTCTGCATGTCGATACTTTATTGTATGTATTACAAGCCGAATATCGAATGATTGTAACATACAGTGTTTTGTAGTATTGTTGAATTGCAGCGATGTTTGACAGTACTTCAATTACAATGCTGTACACTGCTGTAACTGAATTGCACCAACATAATATCaacttgtattgtttatatttcagCTGTAACTAGTGAACCATCACTGCTAGTAGTGGACGAGGTCACTGACTCTACAGTGACAATGAAATGGCGACCTCCAGAGCATATTGGAGCTGCAGGCCTAGATGGCTATGTCATAGAGTATTGCTTTGAAGGAAGTAAGTTGATGTATTACACAGAGGACGCCATTTGCCTAGGTTATAGCCATAGCTATTGGATGATGTACCTGTCCTGATAAGTGCTGTGGATTCATAATGTTACACAGGCACAGTGGTTCGTTTGTGCCGCAGCTTGAAATGTCATAAAGCgtcataaaatgttttgctctaagaaatgtgttttcttaaaattctcaacacagttgtatccattctgcaagttccTGTACATAACATATAAGTCAGTCACGTAGTGCATACAGCTGCTGTTTGTCCAGGTGCAGACTAGCGGTATCCCACCGTGAAAATGCCCAGGATGGAAATAAAATAGTTTATGTGccctattttaaagcaagtgtGAAGGCAAGGGACAATTTTTCATCAACGAATGAAAACATCTTTAAGTAGTTATTCATGTAACCTAGTTGTTTTCAGTTAGTTTTATACCTTTGCCTTTGCAGTTACTTTATGATGAAAATAAAATCCTGAATTATTCTCCtgtgcctgctgtctgttttttatGTCTCCCGAAGAGGATGAATGGATAGTGTCCAATCAAGAGTTGACTGAGAAGACGAAATATACAATCCATGGTCTGCCAAGCGGGGAGAAGATCTTTGTCAGGGTTAAAGCAATAAACGCAGCAGGCGCCAGTGCACCCAGAATGCATCCACATCCTATTCTAGTGAAAGAAGTAATTGGTGAGTGTCAGCTGGGCTTGGTTAACATATTGCATCATATGTCATCCTATAGGGCCTATTGTTCAgtgtaattaaatgttttgcagaaaaaaaaaagaattataaaaatGATTCACCTCCAGAAGCCAGCTTAGGTCACCATAAATGCGTTTGATGGTTCCAACCATACCACCATTAAACATGAGACTGAGTGGACAGTCGTGATGGCTCAGTGAAGGGTCCCTTCAGGCCAGGCTGAAAGCATGCTTGCAGAATCATGTGAGGAAGCACTCTGCTGTGCTAATCAAGTCTACAGTGCTGTCAAGGAGCACCCCAAGAAACTTAAATCCTTTATGTGACAGTGAACTTCACATGGTCCACAAACCTTACTCCACAATACCATTCTTCTTTCAGAACAGCCCAAGATTCGTATCCCAAGGCATCTTCATCAAACTTACATTCGGAGGGTTGGAGAAGTAGTCAATCTTCTTGTACCTTTCCAGGTAATTTACTTAGAACATCTTTTATGAACCATCAATAATCTATCTGCAGTATAAATGTATTatgaaacataataataacagGCTATAGCAATATCGTGTTATAAGCTCAAGCAACTAAAGGCACTTTCACATCTAATGATTTGAATCGTGGTTTGCtggcaaacaaacatttttttcaggTTTGACACCATAAAAAAATCAAGCGAACTTGAGTTTCTTTTAAAGTGAATTGAAATGTTGTTTGTGTGGTTCACTGTAGCTTCATCCAGACCGCTGTTCTATGGGTTTCACTTCCCCAAATGCACTTGGCTATCTTGCTGATTACTGGAGCGGAAGTTCTCCCTGGGATGGGGAATATTTTACGTGAtgtgttattttggtttatttggtgctttACATCAAATCAAACAGAGCATGCCAAAATAGTGtcacatattgtgtgtgtgtgtgtgtatgtgtgtgtgtgtgtgtgtgtgtctctctctctctctctctctctctctctctctctctctctctctctctctctctctctctctctctctatatatatattatatatatatatatatatatataatatttatatagcaccattcatacaggtgtatctcaaagcactcAATTAATAATGCAgattaaatacaaacagattaaatacaacaatataaactaaaacagatatatacatacttacaaatacatataaatattattaaaatgccagctcaaacaaatgtttttagtctggttttaaaaacagatagtcTCAGCTTCCCTCACATGTGTTGGTAACTCATTCCAAAGTTTGGAGGCACTATAagaaaaagccccccccccccctttaaacaTACTTTGTTTTAGGGATTACCAGCAATCCCAGATTCAGGGATCTAAGGTTACGATTGGGGATATATGAGGTAAGCAGTTCTCGATACTATATTGGTCCCAAAAGAGGCATCACCAGGTTTTAgagacaaatacagctgggtgtcatctgcataaaaatggaaatttacTCCATGTTTGCTTAGAATCTCACCAAGAGGGAgcatataaatggaaaataataaaggaTGTAAAATAAAGCCCTGTGGAATACCACAGACTAATTCAGAAAAGACAGATTTTTCATTTCTGATGTTTATAATTTTACTATGAAAATAGTCAATGAAGTCATTGCAAGAGACTGTGGCAGCACGAGGATTACACGGAGGGTTAACTAGTTTTCTCAAAAGAGAAAAAGATATCTAGGTTGTTAGTTTCAATTAAGTTTGAGTAGCATGTTTTATACTTAAACTATATACATGTTTTTGGTAATACCTTTTTAATAGGAACagctaaaaaatatttttaaaaaatatgttgacCATATCTGATCTTGTTGAGAAGGGTTTTATGAAGTTGTTGTTTCCTGTTTCCAGGGCAAGCCGAGGCCCAAGGTGAGCTGGATGACGAATGGCCAGCCCGTGGACCAGACTCAGGTTAACATCCGCAACAGTGACACTGACAGCATCCTATTCATCAGGAAAGCAGATAGGAATCACTCCGGGAAATACGAGCTGACTGTGAAGGTGGAGAACTATGAAGACAAAGCTACAATAGATATACAAATAGTTGGTATGTCAGGGACTTTGTACATATATTACTTTGGATTAACATCTTGGTGATAGAGatgcagttttttgtgttttaagccTACATTTCTGTGAACTCTTTATGCATATTTGATTGGTACCGTACCTCCTTTCATATAAGTAATATTCTACAACTGTCGACTTGACTCAATTAGACCAGCTATACCCTGTCAGTTAAAGCATAATACAGCACTGGGAAATCACCCTAAAATTGCATTAACCCTCTTATCTGTGGATATCCAGGAATTACCTCTAAAATAGGTTGTTGATGCAATCTAGAGGGATTCCCCAGTGCTATATATAAAACACTCCAATACAATCCGGAGGTGATTTATCTTGGCTGGGTAGAGGTAATCAAATTAGTTTCTTATGTTTTACCTTAAATTCTAATATCTCTTGACTCATTTTGCTGCAACCTGaaggtattgtttgtttttggcacACAGACCGGCCTGGTCCACCTGAGATTGTGAAAATTAAGGACGTCTGGGGGGAGAATGTTGCATTGGAATGGATTCCCCCCAGAGACAATGGCAATGCAGAAATCACTGGGTACACCATTCAGAAAGCAGACAAGAAGACTATGGTACCTTCGTTTTTAGAATGCTGTGGTGCACACCATTTTGGGGGGGGTTAATGAAGGCTTAGCCTCCCAACTCGTTCGTGTATCATATAACAAGGCTGAACAAGTTGGGCCCATGTTAAGAAGAGGGGTGTTGGATGTGGTGCATGGTTGGAATGGAATAGAAACTGTACTATAACAGTGGAAATAATTACATGACAACTCTTTCATGAAAAGCATCCAGTAACATACATCAGGGATTATGTGGCTACCCTGAAGAGGGGTATGACTTATTGTTCACTCCTATGAAGAACTCTGAGAGAGATGTTAGTAAACTTACCTGAggttaaataaaaagcataaaaataaatgaaggcaAGAAATCTCTAATGAatggttttctgtgttttgtaaatattgtttcgctttttgtttttttaggaatgGTTTACTGTAATCGACCATTACCACAGAAAAAGTATTACAGTATCTGAACTTGTCATTGGGAACGAATACTTTTTCCGGGTATTTTCAGAGAACATGTGCGGCCTTAGTGAGGAAGCTAGAGTGACTAAGGACAGCGCACTGATTGTAAAGGAAGGTTAGTTACTTTTATCTGTGATGACATGTGGAAAATATGCCTATCCCCTCTAAACCAAACAACCATAAGAAAAGACTTTAGTCACATTGAAATTATCACTCAGTGACTTTGCAATGTATTTGTCAGAGCTAAAAtcttcatttttaatgaaatgttgctgtggctgttttttttcttgttttacatgttttaatcatggaaattgttatattttatatatgtcaaTCCTCCCATGTTACTAATATTAAAGCTGAAAACATTGTATTCCTATTAAAATGAGTGGTTATCCAAAAGTACAGTATGccatctcttaaaaaaaaaaaactccctcctTCTATTTAAAAGGTTCAAATTACAAGAACCCAGACTACCAGGAATATGATTTTACCGAGCCCCCGAAATTCACCCATCCCCTAGTGACCACTATAGCTGTGGCAGGGTACAACGCCACACTGAACTGCAGTGTCCGGGCTAATCCCAGGGTATGTAGAgcttattcattttcattaaactgaAAGCAGTCATAGTTGTTTAATTGTGGTTTATCATACAGTGGGAAACAGTAGAtagcaaaaaagtattttttttcctggCAAGATAAAAagtaaaagtgattttttttttgctgtcgaTTACCAGAATATACTCCAGGAATTCACTAGAAATTTTAAAAGTCAAATGGTTAATGCAATTTGGGGGTCTTAAGTTTGCGCTTCAGCAGAAGAACCCTTACCTCTTTACAGTGCTGAACATCTGCACCCTTGGACCATACAAAAGCATTCCCTATGAGTTTTAATATTAGCATTACTTTGAAAAAAGCAATAAAGTATATTTTGGTGACCAGATATGACTATTTTTCCTTATGTGATATTTTAAAGGTTTAATTTTCTTATTGTCTCTTTCAGCCCAAAGTGATATGGATGAAGAACAAGATAGTCATCGACAACGACCCCCGCTACAGAATGTTCAGTAACCAGGGGGTCTGCACCCTGGAGATCCGGAAGCCTTGCCCCTTTGATGGCGGCACGTACAGCTGCAAAGCCATCAATGACCTGGGTGAGGCGCAGGTAGATTGCAAACTGGAGGTGAAAGGTAAGCCTTAAAAGGACAATGTGCCTGCAGCCGGTTCAGAAATCAGTCTTTAACAATAATGTACCACCTGCCTGTTTAATAGTGTAGTACAATATGTTTCCAAACATCACTTTATGTTTACTCATTTATCTTTTGACCCCAACAATAGGACGCAAAATGCTGTATACTAGTAGTAGTATTTCGTACTTTATATTACATCTGAATGGTGTGTAGGTAAttgtgacaggacagcgtcacTGGCACGGCTGTTGGTTACCAGAAAGGGAGACTGAGACACAGAAGGATCAGTGAAAAGCTAATGTGCAcgtttaattataaacaaataacgaataaacaaaacactaaacaaacctGAACAAGGGTCTAAACAAAAGGCTGTGGCTGAgccttaattatttaatcatttattcaattcatggctccagccacattcccacgtgttttcaCATACATTCACCCAGCCACACTGCCAGAGTAATGTACACTATTTCAGCCTAGTTAACAATGGTATGCCCTGGACATACAAAGACATACCAGTGGTATCTCTTGTGCTGTCAGGTATGTTAGTTAAACATGCTTAGCAACTTATGGCTTGCATGCCAAGCATAATGTAAGCCTATGTAACAAAGATTTCTGTCCAgctgtttaatacaaaatattcttgtttttcttttttcttgattcccccccccccccccacagttttttttttttttttttttcttgtttttttgtttttggccaaacctttttgattttctttttctcacAAGCAATAATGCAAGCCACTCTATTGTCATCCATTATTTGTTCTgacaaaacaaatgtttctttttgtttctttttaagtgTTTTCATTCTTTTCTGGTACAGCTCTatttttttgtcttgtcttttcttcttgtgtttctattttttatgGAGGTGGATATAAAACTTTTTACGTTTTTGGTCAGCTTTGgacattttgcattaaaaaaaaaaaaaaaactgcttgtgcATGCAAGCCCCATAATGATTGTAACATTTTATcacatttgttttcagctctaaccactagactactCAACATTTCACATGACTCCCAACAATCAGTTCATTAGTTATACAGGAAATACAGTCATAAATGGGACCTTTGAGTATATGAACTTGCTTAAAAGTATTGATTAATTGCCAATATGTATTCTGTATTATCTCTTAAATCTAATACAATCAGTGCTGTGGGTTCAGGCAGTTTTTAGAAACTTGCTGGAACTAGAGGTGTTGGGGGTGTTCTTGCatcccttggctttgcatggtttctgtcatatacaggggttacagttttgttcaattgctttcagcacccccaattgttccagtgccactgtgctTCAAgccacataaaatgtaatatccTTGGAGCATATGCAAAAAACAACCATGCTCAGTTTGAGTAGACCATAAAGGGGGAGAGCTATTTTAATATGCCAgaagaaaatgttatttatctAAAGAATTCATTATTTTAAGCCAGGGTCCTACAAACAAATACAGGGGCATCTACAGTATTCATTATCTTCACAACACAATGGAATAATAACCCAGGTATTAAATATTAGAATCATTGCAAATCTGTTGAAATGGATACAGCTAGTATcaactgaacacagaacacagttaCAGTAAGCAATATGTTTGTTCAGAACACAACACAGTGCTAGTTATAAAACTTAATGGTTAATGTTAGAGATACGAGATGAAAGCAAGAACCTTCAGCTGGTTTAAGTCTCTGGGAGAAAAATCAGTTGCAGCAGACATAGGTTTCCCTTATTCATATTGCATGTAAGATTATACCCATGGCATTGACCAGGTCAGAGGTAATagattattaaatatgttaaattagTTAGCATTGTGAGGTTCAACTGTAAAAGTTGACAGGAACACATTCATCAAAATCAGTATGAAtcataagaaaaaacaaagcaaaaacaaaacagtaaggaGTTCTCAAGAAATGAAAACTAACTGTGAAGCTTAAAGACAATTAAAAAGAGATACTGACAATTATATTGATTCATAGAAGTCTCCTAGAAGTTAAAATCAGTCTTTTGATTGAAAATGAACGCCTGTTAACAAATCTGTATCACTTCATAGAAAtgtgattt
This window of the Polyodon spathula isolate WHYD16114869_AA chromosome 7, ASM1765450v1, whole genome shotgun sequence genome carries:
- the mybpc1 gene encoding myosin-binding protein C, slow-type isoform X9; translated protein: MPEPTKKSGSAFTKKPKSLQVCAGSTAEFTAETAKPEFKVKWQKDGKDIQASNKYIIKQDQTLHTLIINDASKEDDVVYSVISGTSKVKFEMKIKGQDGKDEKPGSKPEAAENNESVPASSPSPEPVGELKDEAPVSAPEKKEDEIVTVITPPPAEDKEDDLATSSPSPQPPSDDTSDVQKHIEIPNDSLPESAKGRKDSVWSLGEAPPDDIDKPEDTPRSTLLIEKPQSGSVTVGGDITFIAKVEAKDLLRKPTIKWFKGKWMDLASKTGKHLQLKETFDRLTKVHTFEMSIIKAKDNYAGNYRCEVTYKDKFDSCSFDLEVKEVPEVLPSIDIRSAFKRSGEGQDDAGELDFSGLLKHRANREIKQEETVPEEDVWEILKNAPPQEFERIAFEYGITDLRGMLRRLKRMKREEKKSEAFSKKLESAYQADKGGKIKFVVELADPTVELKWYKNGQEIRPTPNQKKYIFEHKGTQRILVINNCTMADDAAYQVMAGDEKCSTELFVKELPVTIKKELEAVKTTVNERIELECEVSEEGANVKWFKNGVEIPREIRSRFRFKSDGMKHTLVIEDAKKEDTAVYSAMTTGGKSEAHVQVDLKPLKILQDLTDQTVRLGKSLVLHCEINPANVPGRWYKNAQLIPGTDRVKITHRGSSHKLEIENAGVDDMGDYTFVPEGYSVSLNGKVHVTDPPKIHLDSLNYPENTVTVQAGNKLRLDIPVTGQPAPRVVWMKGERVILDTGSRVRAESFPDHSTFTIDVAEREDTGTYKIVLQNEAGEDSAQLKIKVVDIPDPPQAPIVTEVGGDWCSMIWETPLYDGGSPILGYFIERKKKQSSRWMRLNFDVCKEKAFEPKKMIEGVPYEVRVFAVNAIGISKPSEPSKAFVPLAVTSEPSLLVVDEVTDSTVTMKWRPPEHIGAAGLDGYVIEYCFEGKDEWIVSNQELTEKTKYTIHGLPSGEKIFVRVKAINAAGASAPRMHPHPILVKEVIEQPKIRIPRHLHQTYIRRVGEVVNLLVPFQGKPRPKVSWMTNGQPVDQTQVNIRNSDTDSILFIRKADRNHSGKYELTVKVENYEDKATIDIQIVDRPGPPEIVKIKDVWGENVALEWIPPRDNGNAEITGYTIQKADKKTMEWFTVIDHYHRKSITVSELVIGNEYFFRVFSENMCGLSEEARVTKDSALIVKEGSNYKNPDYQEYDFTEPPKFTHPLVTTIAVAGYNATLNCSVRANPRPKVIWMKNKIVIDNDPRYRMFSNQGVCTLEIRKPCPFDGGTYSCKAINDLGEAQVDCKLEVKVA
- the mybpc1 gene encoding myosin-binding protein C, slow-type isoform X5, whose product is MPEPTKKSGSAFTKKPKSLQVCAGSTAEFTAETAKPEFKVKWQKDGKDIQASNKYIIKQDQTLHTLIINDASKEDDVVYSVISGTSKVKFEMKIKGQDGKDEKPGSKPEAAENNESVPASSPSPEPVGELKDEAPVSAPDKEDDLATSSPSPQPPSDDTSDVQKHIEIPNDSLPESAKGRKDSVWSLGEAPPDDIDKPEDTPRSTLLIEKPQSGSVTVGGDITFIAKVEAKDLLRKPTIKWFKGKWMDLASKTGKHLQLKETFDRLTKVHTFEMSIIKAKDNYAGNYRCEVTYKDKFDSCSFDLEVKEVPEVLPSIDIRSAFKRSGEGQDDAGELDFSGLLKHRANREIKQEETVPEEDVWEILKNAPPQEFERIAFEYGITDLRGMLRRLKRMKREEKKSEAFSKKLESAYQADKGGKIKFVVELADPTVELKWYKNGQEIRPTPNQKKYIFEHKGTQRILVINNCTMADDAAYQVMAGDEKCSTELFVKELPVTIKKELEAVKTTVNERIELECEVSEEGANVKWFKNGVEIPREIRSRFRFKSDGMKHTLVIEDAKKEDTAVYSAMTTGGKSEAHVQVDLKPLKILQDLTDQTVRLGKSLVLHCEINPANVPGRWYKNAQLIPGTDRVKITHRGSSHKLEIENAGVDDMGDYTFVPEGYSVSLNGKVHVTDPPKIHLDSLNYPENTVTVQAGNKLRLDIPVTGQPAPRVVWMKGERVILDTGSRVRAESFPDHSTFTIDVAEREDTGTYKIVLQNEAGEDSAQLKIKVVDIPDPPQAPIVTEVGGDWCSMIWETPLYDGGSPILGYFIERKKKQSSRWMRLNFDVCKEKAFEPKKMIEGVPYEVRVFAVNAIGISKPSEPSKAFVPLAVTSEPSLLVVDEVTDSTVTMKWRPPEHIGAAGLDGYVIEYCFEGKDEWIVSNQELTEKTKYTIHGLPSGEKIFVRVKAINAAGASAPRMHPHPILVKEVIEQPKIRIPRHLHQTYIRRVGEVVNLLVPFQGKPRPKVSWMTNGQPVDQTQVNIRNSDTDSILFIRKADRNHSGKYELTVKVENYEDKATIDIQIVDRPGPPEIVKIKDVWGENVALEWIPPRDNGNAEITGYTIQKADKKTMEWFTVIDHYHRKSITVSELVIGNEYFFRVFSENMCGLSEEARVTKDSALIVKEGSNYKNPDYQEYDFTEPPKFTHPLVTTIAVAGYNATLNCSVRANPRPKVIWMKNKIVIDNDPRYRMFSNQGVCTLEIRKPCPFDGGTYSCKAINDLGEAQVDCKLEVKGGVTFYELLQKGVPLNLISKFLDENKGSEPQKE